The Sulfurimonas crateris genome window below encodes:
- the gmhA gene encoding D-sedoheptulose 7-phosphate isomerase, producing MKNYIKDQIKKSYETKQAIYENEELLNKIVEVCRACVELYKGKNKTILAGNGGSAADAQHIAAELVGRYGFDRPSIPSLALTTDTSNLTAIGNDYGYDKVFSRQLEGMGQEGDIFFGISTSGNSKNIINAFEVAKQKGIKTVALVGRDGGEMAKMADIALVVPSDSTPRIQESHILIGHIICDIIEKEIFGDGVN from the coding sequence ATGAAAAATTATATAAAAGATCAGATAAAAAAATCATATGAGACAAAACAAGCTATTTATGAAAATGAAGAGTTATTAAATAAAATTGTAGAGGTCTGCAGAGCGTGTGTAGAACTATATAAAGGTAAAAATAAAACTATACTGGCAGGAAACGGCGGAAGTGCAGCTGATGCACAACATATTGCTGCAGAACTTGTCGGCAGGTATGGATTTGACAGACCTTCTATTCCATCTCTTGCGCTCACGACAGACACATCTAACCTGACAGCTATTGGAAATGATTACGGCTATGACAAGGTCTTTTCACGTCAGCTTGAGGGTATGGGGCAAGAGGGCGATATATTTTTCGGCATATCCACTTCAGGTAACTCAAAAAATATTATTAATGCATTTGAAGTTGCAAAGCAAAAAGGTATAAAAACTGTAGCTCTGGTTGGCAGAGATGGTGGAGAGATGGCGAAAATGGCTGATATAGCTTTAGTAGTGCCATCAGATTCTACACCTAGAATACAAGAGTCTCATATATTAATTGGGCATATTATATGTGATATTATAGAAAAAGAGATTTTTGGTGATGGTGTTAACTGA